In Flavobacterium sp. CS20, a single window of DNA contains:
- a CDS encoding SIS domain-containing protein, translating to MDFSQIKNFATDSIKMQAEAIDNLNHYIDKDFEEVVKLIIKSKGRVVITGIGKSAIIAQKIVATMNSTGTPAVFMHLADAIHGDLGTILKNDIVICISKSGNTPEIKVLVPLIKNFKNKLIGLTGNSNSYLAQHSDYTLLTPVKQEACPNNLAPTTSTTAQLVMGDALAVTLVMLKGFSKKDFAKYHPGGALGKALYLRVSDITEDNLKPQVQPDTLMKDVIIEISKNMLGVTPVLDKGKIVGIITDGDLRRMLADHDDIKHLKAEDIMSQNPKTIKNDAMAIDALEVLENNNITQLIAEQNGEYKGIVHLHNLIKEGII from the coding sequence ATGGATTTTTCTCAAATAAAAAATTTCGCAACCGACAGCATCAAAATGCAGGCAGAAGCTATTGATAACTTAAACCATTATATTGATAAGGACTTTGAAGAAGTTGTCAAGCTTATAATAAAATCTAAAGGACGTGTTGTTATTACTGGTATTGGCAAGAGTGCCATCATTGCACAAAAGATTGTTGCTACAATGAACTCAACTGGCACGCCCGCTGTTTTTATGCATCTTGCTGATGCTATTCACGGTGACTTAGGGACTATTTTAAAAAATGATATTGTGATTTGCATTTCAAAAAGTGGTAACACGCCAGAGATAAAAGTGCTTGTTCCTTTAATTAAAAATTTTAAAAATAAATTAATAGGCTTAACTGGAAATTCAAATTCTTATCTAGCACAACATTCTGATTATACTCTACTCACTCCTGTAAAACAAGAAGCTTGCCCCAACAATTTAGCACCGACTACAAGCACAACTGCTCAATTGGTGATGGGTGATGCTTTAGCGGTAACTTTAGTTATGCTTAAAGGTTTCTCAAAAAAAGATTTTGCAAAATATCATCCTGGTGGTGCTTTGGGTAAAGCTTTATATCTCAGAGTGAGCGATATTACAGAAGATAATCTAAAACCACAAGTACAACCTGATACGCTGATGAAAGATGTAATCATTGAAATTTCTAAAAATATGCTTGGTGTAACGCCTGTATTGGATAAAGGAAAAATCGTTGGCATTATTACTGATGGAGATTTAAGGCGTATGCTTGCTGATCATGATGATATAAAACACTTGAAAGCTGAAGATATTATGAGTCAAAACCCTAAAACAATTAAAAATGATGCAATGGCTATAGATGCTCTTGAGGTTTTAGAAAACAACAATATCACACAACTTATTGCAGAACAAAACGGTGAATATAAAGGCATTGTACATTTACACAATTTAATTAAAGAAGGCATTATTTAA
- the tatC gene encoding twin-arginine translocase subunit TatC: MAKSINKNEMSFLDHLEDLRWHIIRALLAVVICAIVAFMFKGFIFDVILLGPKHSTFPTYEILCNLSKKIALDQSFCFEELPFRIQSRKVAAQFSAHMWTSITAGFIVAFPYIIYQLWSFISPGLYTKEKQSAKWFIFITSFLFFLGVLFGYYVISPLSIRFLGSYQVSSEVFNDFDLDSYIGLVKTSALASGLMFELPIIIYFLAKWGLVTPDFLKTNRKYALVLILIVSAIITPPDIASQFIVSIPVVVLYEISIIITKFIYKKELKKEIK; the protein is encoded by the coding sequence ATGGCAAAATCAATAAATAAAAATGAGATGTCTTTTTTAGACCATCTTGAAGACTTAAGATGGCATATCATAAGAGCATTATTAGCAGTTGTGATTTGTGCTATTGTTGCTTTTATGTTTAAAGGTTTTATTTTTGATGTTATTTTATTAGGACCTAAACATTCTACTTTTCCTACTTATGAAATTTTGTGCAACCTCTCAAAAAAAATAGCCTTAGACCAAAGTTTTTGTTTTGAAGAATTACCTTTTAGAATACAAAGTAGAAAAGTAGCGGCACAATTTAGTGCACATATGTGGACATCAATAACGGCGGGTTTTATTGTGGCATTTCCTTATATTATTTATCAACTTTGGTCTTTCATTTCTCCAGGTCTATACACCAAAGAAAAGCAAAGTGCCAAATGGTTTATATTTATTACTTCGTTTTTGTTTTTCTTAGGGGTTTTATTTGGTTATTATGTCATTTCTCCTTTATCTATTCGCTTTTTAGGAAGTTATCAAGTAAGTTCAGAAGTTTTTAACGACTTTGATTTAGATAGTTATATCGGATTAGTAAAAACATCGGCTTTAGCTTCGGGACTTATGTTTGAACTACCTATAATTATTTATTTTTTAGCCAAATGGGGCTTGGTAACCCCCGATTTTTTAAAAACAAATAGAAAATATGCTTTGGTACTTATATTAATAGTTTCAGCTATCATTACGCCACCAGACATTGCTAGTCAATTTATTGTCTCTATACCTGTTGTAGTTTTGTATGAAATTAGTATTATAATTACAAAATTTATTTATAAAAAAGAACTTAAAAAAGAGATAAAATGA
- a CDS encoding carboxymuconolactone decarboxylase family protein, with protein sequence MIDKVDEFEAYRAKMNNKLIKENNKVIKRIFNLDTNSFAEGSLDKKTKELLGLVASLVLRCDDCVKYHLESSYKSGWSRSQVMEALSISTLVGGTIVIPHLRRAHEFWEAIEEKYQNQ encoded by the coding sequence ATGATAGATAAAGTTGACGAATTTGAAGCCTATAGGGCAAAAATGAATAACAAGCTCATCAAAGAGAATAACAAAGTCATCAAACGAATTTTTAATTTAGATACAAATTCATTTGCTGAAGGAAGTTTAGACAAAAAAACTAAAGAACTCTTAGGATTAGTCGCCTCATTAGTGTTGAGATGTGACGACTGCGTAAAATATCATTTAGAATCTTCCTACAAATCAGGTTGGAGTCGTAGCCAAGTAATGGAAGCTCTAAGCATCAGTACCTTGGTTGGCGGAACAATTGTTATTCCTCATCTAAGAAGAGCTCACGAATTTTGGGAAGCCATTGAAGAAAAATATCAAAATCAATAA
- the lptB gene encoding LPS export ABC transporter ATP-binding protein — translation MKLRAEKLIKTYSGKRVVKEVSLEVNQGEIVGLLGPNGAGKTTTFYMIVGIIKPNSGQIFLEGQNITKFPMYKRAQNGIGYLAQEASVFRKLSVEDNIKSVLELKKLNKKERNEKTEKLLEEFGLTHIRKNRGDLLSGGERRRTEIARALATDPNFILLDEPFAGVDPIAVEDIQKIVAQLKHRNIGILITDHNVQETLAITDRTYLMFQGGILKHGKPEELAEDEMVRKVYLGQNFELRKKKLFD, via the coding sequence ATAAAACTTCGTGCAGAAAAACTTATTAAAACCTACAGTGGCAAACGCGTTGTAAAGGAAGTGTCTCTTGAAGTTAATCAAGGTGAAATTGTTGGTTTACTCGGACCTAATGGAGCAGGAAAAACCACGACGTTTTATATGATAGTTGGTATCATAAAACCCAATAGCGGTCAAATATTTCTTGAAGGTCAAAATATCACCAAATTTCCTATGTATAAAAGAGCTCAAAACGGTATTGGCTATTTAGCCCAAGAAGCTTCTGTGTTTAGAAAACTCAGCGTAGAAGACAATATTAAAAGTGTCTTAGAATTAAAAAAACTCAACAAAAAAGAACGCAACGAAAAAACTGAAAAACTCCTTGAAGAGTTTGGCTTAACGCACATCAGAAAAAACCGTGGCGACTTATTGTCTGGTGGAGAACGACGACGAACAGAAATTGCTCGAGCATTGGCAACAGACCCAAATTTTATCTTACTCGACGAACCCTTTGCTGGTGTTGACCCTATTGCAGTTGAAGATATTCAAAAAATTGTGGCTCAACTTAAACATCGCAATATCGGGATTTTAATTACTGACCACAATGTTCAAGAAACTCTTGCCATTACTGATAGAACTTATTTGATGTTTCAAGGAGGCATCTTAAAACACGGTAAACCCGAAGAATTGGCTGAAGATGAAATGGTCAGAAAAGTCTATCTTGGTCAGAATTTTGAATTGCGAAAGAAGAAACTTTTTGACTAA
- a CDS encoding asparagine synthetase B translates to MSIKKIGLILIFTLISLNVKASFVLIPMDAESQDNHLKAYGITYWVLSNGQKAQWLLNYRGGSFLIPDSERLRKECSIRGVSYEVISNAEAETILAKIDSPSQNQESVLLEKAPKIAVYTPSGKKPWDDAVTLVLTYAEIPYQTVYDKEVLDDELLLYDWLHLHHEDFTGQYGKFYRAYRAAPWYIEEKKEAEELAKSLGYDKVSQEKLAVAKKIRDYVIGGGFMFAMCSATDSFDIALSAEGVDICESMFDGDPSEPGYQNKIDYQKTFAFKNYTLEKNPMVYEFSSIDMTRKRRVPKEQDYFTLMDFSAKWDPIPTMLCQNHTAIVKGFMGQTTAFDASQVKSNVLVLGETKLNGEAKYIHGIKGKGFFTFYGGHDPEDYQHRVGDPKTELELHPNSPGYRLILNNILFPVAEKKKHKT, encoded by the coding sequence ATGTCTATAAAAAAAATAGGTTTAATTCTCATTTTCACTTTAATCAGCTTAAATGTGAAAGCATCTTTTGTGCTCATTCCTATGGATGCAGAATCTCAAGACAATCATCTCAAGGCTTACGGCATCACTTATTGGGTTTTAAGCAATGGTCAAAAAGCACAATGGTTGCTCAACTACAGAGGTGGCTCTTTTTTGATACCCGACTCTGAACGACTTCGAAAAGAATGTAGCATTCGCGGTGTGAGTTATGAAGTGATTAGTAATGCAGAAGCAGAAACGATTTTAGCTAAAATTGATAGTCCAAGTCAAAATCAAGAATCGGTATTGTTAGAAAAAGCACCAAAAATTGCAGTTTACACGCCAAGTGGCAAAAAACCATGGGATGATGCCGTGACCTTAGTTTTAACTTATGCAGAAATTCCTTATCAAACGGTTTATGATAAGGAAGTTTTAGATGATGAACTTTTGCTTTATGATTGGCTACATTTGCATCACGAAGATTTTACTGGGCAATACGGTAAATTTTACAGAGCATATCGTGCGGCACCTTGGTATATTGAAGAAAAGAAAGAAGCCGAAGAATTAGCTAAATCTTTAGGTTATGATAAAGTTTCTCAAGAAAAATTAGCGGTAGCCAAAAAAATTAGAGATTATGTCATTGGTGGCGGATTTATGTTTGCCATGTGCAGTGCTACAGATAGTTTTGATATAGCCCTATCAGCTGAAGGCGTAGATATATGCGAATCTATGTTTGATGGCGACCCAAGTGAGCCAGGATATCAAAATAAAATTGACTATCAAAAAACCTTTGCTTTTAAAAATTATACCTTAGAAAAAAACCCCATGGTTTATGAGTTTTCAAGTATTGATATGACGAGAAAACGACGTGTACCAAAAGAACAAGACTATTTTACTCTGATGGATTTTTCAGCCAAATGGGATCCTATACCAACGATGCTCTGCCAAAACCATACCGCTATTGTGAAAGGTTTTATGGGGCAAACCACAGCTTTTGATGCTTCACAAGTTAAATCAAATGTGTTGGTTTTAGGCGAAACCAAACTCAACGGAGAAGCCAAATATATTCACGGGATTAAAGGCAAAGGCTTTTTTACATTCTACGGAGGTCACGATCCTGAAGACTACCAACACCGCGTTGGCGACCCTAAGACAGAATTAGAATTGCATCCAAATTCTCCTGGTTACAGATTAATTTTAAATAATATTTTATTTCCAGTCGCTGAGAAAAAGAAGCATAAAACTTAG